The proteins below are encoded in one region of Lytechinus pictus isolate F3 Inbred chromosome 11, Lp3.0, whole genome shotgun sequence:
- the LOC129271038 gene encoding dynein light chain 1, cytoplasmic-like: MCIKSLFCISISSKKRLFRIFRFYCLHFWTRQQIPTNSIMNRGYSGMSNEKDKAVVKNADMGEEMQEEAIKLAMDKLGDKQNKPVEKDVAAYIKKEFDNKYDSTWHCVVGRNFGSFVTHEKDNFTYFYIGQTAILLFKSG; this comes from the exons ATGTGTATCAAAAGCTTATTCTGCATTTCAATCTCGTCAAAGAAACGTCTCTTCAGAATATTTCGATTTTATTGTCTTCATTTTTGGACTCGTCAACAAATTCCTACAAATTCAATC ATGAATCGCGGTTACTCGGGAATGTCGAATGAGAAGGACAAAGCCGTTGTCAAAAACGCTGACATGGGCGAGGAAATGCAGGAAGAAGCCATCAAGTTAGCCATGGATAAGCTCGGTGACAAACAGAACAAACCCGTCGAGAAGGACGTCGCTGCTTACATCAAGAAGGAGTTCGACAACAAGTACGACTCAACATGGCATTGCGTCGTCGGGCGAAACTTCGGCAGCTTTGTGACTCACGAGAAAGATAATTTCACCTACTTCTACATCGGACAGACGGCGATTCTTCTCTTCAAATCTGGCTAG